One Carettochelys insculpta isolate YL-2023 chromosome 1, ASM3395843v1, whole genome shotgun sequence genomic window, CAGACTTCAGGTGAAACCTGGTGAAGGAAGTTCTGAAACTAGCTTGCTAAAGACATTTTAGGCCACCTTgagtaggtctacactgcaattcCATCCATCTTTAAATTTGGCTTATCTCTTTTCTTTTAAACCAATTAAAACCAAGGAAAATTTCCTCAGTGTACACTAGGCCTTGTAGAAATGTCCCAcatgtaggaaaaaaaatcaatccatcaAGAGATAGAAAAGTCAGCATCCACTAATGAGAGAAACTCAGCTGAACACCtattcaatttaaaaacaacaagaagtcttatagactaacagatattttggggcataagcttttgtgggcaaagaccagggatttgggcttctaaATCGCTTATGAACtcctgtatgtgtgtgagagtgagagcaCCTCCTTCAGGTTTCTCTGCTCTTCTGGGGAAAGCTGCTAGCCTCCTTGAGTTGGAGTGCCAGTGAGCTTAGAAGTTGGGGCTCAGTGGCTGAAAGGTAGAGGGAAAGAGAAACTGAACATTAGAAGAAAGGTAAGGAACATACTCATTACAGGGAGATGGGTCAGAGGGAATGGGGTTTATTGTTAGTTAATTCAATGCCTGGTTTAGGGTAGCTAGATGGTTTGGGGAATATATTGTTTTAGGATCTGGATTAGGATTCAAGGGGAGAGACAAGgagcaaaaggaagaaaggagttACAGGAACACTATTGTTTTAATAGCTGCCAATAATTGAATAGGTGCCATCTTCCCCTGGGAATCACATCAGCCACTACCCACTACCAAGAGAGCTAGTACCAACCTGGAAATTTCTGTGGCTAAATTCAGGCTGGATTTTTTCATTTCCCTGGTTGGTGCACCATCATTTGGAATGAAATGGGGAAAAGAGCACAGGGATATGCAGTAGAAAATGTTTCCACCCATCACTAAGCAGTTAAAGAGCTCTTCTGGACAAAATCAGCCCAATCTAGTGAACCTGTTAgacctctcaaatctggagatGGACATCTTTGAAATGATGATTCAAGCCTGGGAAAAACAGCACTCAGAGGGAAGCAGAACCAGAGCTCCCTAGACCCACAGAATAGGGAGCTGGTTATCTGCAGAGCTTCTGAAAAACATCTGCCATCTAGACCCTCTAATGATATGAAAAgaccttcttccttttgtttacCCTTTTGTTTGGAACCCAGGGTGCCCAGCCTAGGTTCTTCCGGTCACAAGGGTGTGAGCGGTCCAGACACACTTCACAGACAGTACTGGCCTCTTACGTTGCAGGGAACTGCTGTGGAGAGCACAGATTTTGTCATGGGCTGCAACATGACATTTGTATTATATATGTATTGACTGCTTAGTGCCTAGTAAAGAGCTTCTTCCCTCTCTCAAGACATCCGTGAGAATCACACTCTGCACCTTAAACTGGCTCTGCAGAAATGCCTGAGGCCAGAGGATGTCTGTGATAAGAATCACCCAACTtcacacccacagggacaccctAAGAGTACAACCTAGCACGAGGCCTTTATTCACTATCTTTACTATCACTGTGCTTCATTTGAACCAAGCCTGATGGAGAGACTATTGTATTATGCATTAAGAGGTAAGGAAAACAAATAAGGGACAGCCTAAGTCAGAGTCTTCACTATGGGCTGGATCAAAGGGCAGTGATCGATCCAGCAGGAGGTCAATTTATCGCATGACAATAAACTGACTGCCAAGTGTTCTCCTGTTGACTCAGGTACACCACCAAAATGGGAAGAGTAATGGGGGTTAACGAAAGAGTGTCAGCTGGCAACTTAGCACTGTGAAGATATTACTATAAGTACACctaagtatgtcaacttcagctacattattcacataacTAAAAGCTGTGTAACTTAGGTTGATGGCGCACGGTAGCATAGGCAAAGCCTCAGATAAGAAGTGCAGAAAAGTCCATGGATATCATGACCACACGTGCTATAAGGTACAGACTATATGGCAAGGCACTTTTATCATCAAGAATTACTCGCAGGTGCTGATGCCACAATCCAGTAATGCAGATCACCCTGAACAACTACCAGTAAAAACTGTCCATGGCACACTGAACACCAGTgtaatttgggggtggggggcaaaagaAGGGGGGGGAATGAAACATGTACCCAGCAAGTCTGTTTAAAAATCATGTGATAATGGCTATTTGGAATTATTCAAAGGGCTTGGAATGTTAAAAATAGTTCCAGGGGACAGATCAGCAGtgcctatgtttttttttttaaataaatccagtTTATCAGGTGACAGTACTAGCCATCTATGTGGCAAAAACATTTGTCCACTTGATGGCAGGATATACATGGCAAGAATGTCTTTATTTCTACAGCTATCAGTTAAACAGAAGAAATCGTGATAAATTTCATTCTGTGCCTTTTGACCATTCCAACAGCATGCTGACATTTTAAAACTCTGAGCAGTTCCAAACATCCATCATTTAGATAACATAAAAACCAactacaaaaatgtttttttttcccctgcatcaAAACATGGTGGATCAGGGGTTACATTTTACTAGTCCAAGGACCCCAATTAGTCAATTTTAGATGGTGAGAAATTTGAAAGGTTTGATACCTTATGAACAATCTGGATTTAAAGATTTTTGCTGCATACAATGGGAGAGATTTCAAAACTCTCCAAGAATATTCATCATCTGTTTGTAGTCTGTGCTAGTCACAGGTAGCCTATACTAAACTCATGACACCCCAATACCAGAAAGAAATACTGTTTCAAATAATTTCTGAGGCTTTAAATGGTCATTTTTTTCTATCACTCTAATTTTTAAGGTAGAGGGctggaaaaataataattaaaatacacCAAGATAGTTATAGGATAATTTTTCTGTAACAAGTGTAGCGTTCACAGAATATGCTATAATATAAAGGTATAAAAATTACATTGACATTTGCTAAGGATGGCATCGCTTGTAGCTTTGTCAGCTGTGAGTAGCAGAACATTGGAATAGTTGCATTAATGTCACTTTTATACTACACCATCCTATACTCCGTTTCTGTGATCTTGTGCCCATTGTGGAGAGAGCTCAGTCGTACAGCCCTCTTATGCAGAGTTGTTTCTCTGACTTTAATAAAACACATCTCATAAAGTTGCATGATTGGGCCCATATAGCATATTGCATGATATGCACATAGAATGGTTAGTGTGTCAGGACTTCCATTACAATCCATTTTCATTTGCTCCTATCTCTTTATAAAAATCTATCTTTTCAGCTGAGGCTTTCTGTGGTCTAAATGGAAATTCAGAGTACAATCTATTTGCTTAAGTTATTTTATTCGGGAGATGGTCCTTCCATACAAAGAAAATAGTCTTTCTTGTGTACAACAGAGAAAACTTATGAACCCAGTTCTGCTGACAGAGTCACACAGGCAATCACCATAAGGAGAGTAGTTGGTTTAAATGGGGTTTCACATTCATATTAGAGTTTCCCCAGGGATAAGCAAATTGCAGAATGAGAGCCTAAGATATTTCCCCACCTAATAACCACAAAAATTGGTTGAATTTTACAAATTTAGACCAGAATCACACAGTAAGATCTGCTATAACAGATCCCTTATAGCCATACAGAAACCCACTCAAGTTAATACAGGAATCCATATAAGCATATAAGAATACAGGACCAGGGGCCCATATATTTCCTGGTGGCTAGTCATCACTGAGAACTAGTTTCCTGTCAAACATGCAGAAAGAAGCCAAACAAACATAATGCACGTTATTTTAAAGGTGGCTTAGTAATACACGTGCAGTACAAAATGTCTCTTGTATTCAGAGTTATCTTGCAATTCATTATATTCACAGGAATGTGGGTGTTTTGCAACTCTCTCACTGTGAAGATTCACAGTTATTTAAGATTTTGACCTGGCAATCATGGAACAGCATGAATCAAGAAAGAGGTTATCCTTTTAATCTCCacctttttcaaaaacaaaatatcaCACAGGAAACAGATACAAAATTACAGCATTCAATTTATGTCTGTGAACATTTAAGTCAGGAAATGCATCAGTGGTAATTTTAACTTGTAAGTGCAGCTTGTCTATGCTAGGTGGAAAAACTACTGGTGAAATCCAGAATCAGTAACGAAAATACTTTAAAACCTTTTTCTACACTGTtgacactaacaaaataatgaaaatagtGCTATTAGTTCAGCTAGGTTTGAGGGACCTGTAGTATAATCTATACTGTGGTAACCAGATCAGTTTTATTAGTATTTTAGTTAAATACACTAAAAAGTATGGGCTTCTCTGAATTCACCTAAACCAGTGGGAAATGTGTTATATTTTTTCAATAGAAAAAGGCAGTATTTGTTTtctgaaatcattttgaaatgttttatcTAGTCTAAACTAGCATTTAAGCTGTTTTTAATGAGTGCAGATGCACCCATGTTAACACGTAACATTTGCCAACACACAAAAGGCTGTTGAGAGGAGGCAAATACAAGTCTTGAGCACACTTTCTTGAAATGCCTTTTATAAGAGCTCTGCCGAGTCTACATTAGCACCTACACACCACTTTCAACATTTGTTCACAAGCCCTATTGCTGAAAAACGTTTTCTGTCTTGGTTTCACTTCCTAGTGTGGAGGCAGGGGACTAGCCAGATCAGCTCTCAGCTCTCATATGCACAGAGAGCTTTAGGGGAAATTAGACCCAGGCAAAGTTGAAAAAGGTTTTCTGAAAGGCCATGTTAGCTAGCACCTCCCCTAACAACTGTACACGTGCTTGCTGGTGGAGCTGAAACCCAGCCCCAGGCGTGTTCAGACAGAGGCTGCTCAGGGCGTTAATTCACCCAATTCGAGACAaagccagggcagctggggcccttagggctgagctgcagctcccccagacATGTGGTCGGCTGGGAGGTTGGAAGCTGTGGCTCTAACCTGCCAGTCGCGGAGTAGCGGTGATGGAGAGGGAATGACGggcatggagggggcagggtcaCTTGCAGAGGGCAAGGAGCGGTGCAAAGGCCGCGCATGGCTGTATCGGGGCCCGGGCCTTGCCAGGGAGGTGAGGTGGCCTCGCCTGGGTCAGGCATTGCTGGACTGGCCCGGGGAGGTGGTTTGGAACGCGGCCCAGATGGTTccgtggggaggggaagaggcgcCAGGTTGaagctggctgtgggggaagggagctcccagcggcGCGGCAGGGGTTAAACCGCGAGCGCACGGAATGGGCCGCGCTGTTTCCAAGGCGACTGCTCAGAGTGTTCCGGATCGTACCATTGCGCAagcgggaggggcaggggggaggagccGGCCGTCTTCGCCAGATCCAGCCCAgcgcctcctccttctctcccccctcCCGCTCCGCCCGGCCTGAGCGCGGCGCCTGGGCCCAGCGGCGAGAGCAACGCGGAGGAGCGAAGCAGGCGAATCCCGTGGGCGGCAGCGCGGAGGCCGGGCCCGGAGCGGCTGGGTCGGTATCGCGGCGCGGCCCTGTCCTTCTCCCCCCCGCGCGGGGCGGCGGGCTGCGGGCGGCCCCGGGCTGCGGGGCTCGGGAAGCGGCGCGGAGACAAAGGAGGCGGCGGGGCTCGGAGCCGGCACCAGGGACCGACAGGAGCCTCCGGGAGCCCCCGCCTGGGGGAGGCGGCACAATGCGGCACGGGGCGGCCCGCCCGCACCGGCTGCAGCAGCGCGGGGCCCGCAGCGCGGCCCGCCCGGAGCGGGGATAGAGGCGGCGGCTGGAGCCCgagagccgggccgggcccctcCCGTGAGCAGCGTCCCCCCGGCCTGTCACAGGGGGCGGCGATGTGAGGGCCCCGGCGCCGGCAGCAGCTACAGCCGAGCAGCGGGGACCCAGCGGAAGCGGCCGTGGCCGGCCGGGCCAGGCGGGGGCGAGCAGCAGGGATCCGGCGGGAGCGACGGCCGGCCGGGCCCGCGAGAGCCGAGCAGCGGGGACCCGGCGGGAGCGGCGGCCGGGCCCGGCTGTGCGATGGAGACGCACATCTCGTGTCTGTTCCCGGAGCTGTTGGCCATGATCTTCGGGTACCTGGAGGTGCGGGACAAGGGCCGTGCGGCGCAGGTGTGCACGGCCTGGCGAGACGCCGCCTACCACCGCTCCGTGTGGCGGGGCGTAGAGGCCAAGCTGCACCTGCGCCGCGCCAACCCCTCGCTCTTCCCTAGCCTGGCGGCGCGGGGCATCCGGCGGGTGCAGATCCTGTCGCTGCGGCGCAGCCTAAGCTACGTGATCCAGGGCATGGCCGAGATCGAGAGCCTCAACTTGAGCGGCTGCTACAACCTCACCGACAACGGGCTGGGCCACGCCTTCGTGGCGGAGATCGGCTCGCTGCGAGCGCTCAACCTGAGCCTGTGCAAGCAGATCACTGACAGCAGCCTGGGCCGCATTGCCCAGTACCTCAAGGGCCTCGAGGTGCTggagctgggtggctgcagcaaCATCACCAACACTGGCCTGCTACTCATTGCCTGGGGCCTGCAGCGCCTCAAGAGCCTCAACCTACGTTCCTGCCGCCACCTCTCTGATGTGGGCATCGGGCACCTGGCGGGCATGACACGGAGTgcagctgagggctgcctgggcctGGAGCAGCTCACATTGCAGGACTGCCAGAAGCTCAGTGACCTCTCACTAAAGCATCTGGCCCGAGGGCTGGGACGCCTCCGCCAGCTCAACCTGAGCTTCTGTGGGGGCATTTCAGATGCGGGGCTGCTGCACCTGTCGCACATGAGCAGCCTGCGTAGCCTCAACCTTCGCTCTTGTGACAACATCAGCGACACAGGTATCATGCATCTGGCCATGGGCAGTCTGCGCCTTTCTGGCCTTGATGTCTCCTTCTGTGACAAGGTGGGGGATCAGAGCCTAGCCTATATCGCACAGGGCTTGGATGGGCTACgttccctctccctctgctcctgccacATCAGCGATGAGGGCATCAACCGTATGGTGCGCCAGATGCATGGGCTCCGCACGCTCAACATTGGCCAGTGTGTCCGTATCACtgacaagggcctggagctcatTGCAGAGCACCTCAGCCAGCTCACAGGCATTGATCTCTATGGCTGCACCCGCATCACAAAGCGGGGTTTGGAGCGCATCACCCAGCTGCCCTGTCTTAAGGTACTCAACCTGGGACTTTGGCAAATGACTGAAAGCGAGAAGGTCAGGTGAGAGGAGGGGCCTCCTGCAGACATCCATCCATGCTGGAGGGACTCACTGACTGCTGCAGTGGAGAGGAGACAgctagagtgggggagggggacacgtgCAGAGCCATGCTATCCATCCATTTACTCCAGCACTGGAAGGAGGGAGGGCTAGGGAGAGCCCATCCCTTCCATGCCCCTATCCACCTCTGCATTGGCTGTggcaggagagggaagagagagagcccCTGTTTCTTCCATgtcacccccagccctccactgggAATACAGTACGCCCCCCCATACTTATTTGCATTGGAGATAGAAATTCACAACTTTTATGCACAGGGGCTATAGATCCCCCTCTCTACTCTAACTCTTATTCTACCCCCTCATGCACTAGGGCTGGAAGAAGACAGTCCCCTATTCTTATTCACGTGCAGTCTTGCTCAGTTTGGGGATCTTCTCTAAGGGGTAGGTATGGAAATAGAAACAAGCCCTTCACCCCTCATGCACTAGGGCTGGAAGAAGATAGTCCCCTATTCTTACTCACTTCCAATCTTGCTCAGTTTCAGGATCTTGTCTAAGGGGTTAGGTATGGAAATGGGAACAAGCCTGTCACCCCTCACCCCGTTCCCTCACAAAAAGAACTTCATAGACATGTGTTCCATATCCACTGACCCAAGTTGTTAATTGTCTAATACCATTCCAACTGGAGATGGTGACAAACAGCCTTCCCCAGCTAGACATATTCTATCTATTTCCAGTCCCATTCCCATCTTCACTTCTACCTCCTTTTGCTCTGTTTTTGGATACTGTTTGCCACCACCCCAGGGCAAAGGTTTTAGAGAGAGAGCTACACTGGTCCAGTCTCCTCCCCTTCTAAGTTGACATGATTCCTTTGCATCCAGCACTGTGGTTGGAAAGAGAGCCTAGACCACTCTTTCCCCATCTCCCTGCACTGGAGATGAAGATAGACTCTTAATACTTACCTTTCCTCCCTGTATGGGAATGTAGATACCATTTTCCCTTTATCCCATTCCTGAAAGAAGACAGACCCCCGTCTATTCAAATGTTCCCACCTAGAATGGAAAGATGGAATCATTTTAGCTAGTCATCTTCcctttcatttttctctctcttccttcctgcaTTCTTGTCCTTCGAAGTGGGGATAAAGACATAGCCAGCCATACATTTATTTCCCCCTTTGGATTGCAAGTGAATGGGCCGAAGGGATGACAGTCTCCTATCCATCCAGGGGACTTAAGGAAGAATCTCCAGTTTCGTTTTTGCTTTGAGATACTGTGATGtggtttcattttgaaatgcataCAAAATTACTACTACAAAAAAGCCTTTTACCACCACCCTCTCCTTGCTTACATCCTGTATCTGAACCCAGTTTTTTCATCCCTTCTTCAATATTCATTTTCTtccatggttttatttttaaagacatttgaAGTTGCTGTTCTTGTGGATTTTTAAGTAAGTTTTTTCTGCTGAATATAttctatatatataaatatatatatgatGTCTGGCTACCTCGTTTTAATTTGTTACGTTTTTCTCAAAAACCCTGGAATTCTTACAAGAAAGAGATTGAGACTGAAACATTTTTGTGCCTAGACTGGAAAGATGCCCCTTGGGTATGTAATTTTTATTTggtgacttttttctttttaaagctttCTCAAATATGCCCCACCTTCACATTCTGACTGtgcctctctccccctctcctttGGGGCTTGGGAATTCAACTCCTGCTTCTGCATTTTTATTCCTCTAGCACAAACACGTGTAACGTGAGAATCCATACTAAGGATGAGGTTACTGAAATGTGTGAAATGCAAGTTCAGTttcttaaatatatatatatctatatagatatatgcaaatattcccctctccctcccaaatCACCTACAGAAAAGGTCACCATGTGAGGCTTCCTGTTTGTAagtggggagaggagcagaaCAGGCCTGCAGGGCCTGAGGCTGCAATGTGAAGGGGAGGAGATTGAAATTCATCTGTCTTATCTCTGTTCTGTCAGTAAAATGGAGCTGTTTCTTtaggttttttaaatattttaaagaggaataagtgttgattttctttttttttaaacaaaacacatCTTGgccttttttctttactttttttaatTCAGACTCTCAAATTCTCCACAGTAATAGGCCAGACCATGGATTTAAAGTAAACCCAGAGACCCCTATGAATTAAATTGTACTGTTTGTGAATTTGTATAAAAAATAACAAAGATCCTCTTAAAACATTTTATATTCTTACAGTAAAAGGTTAAACTGATATTTATATAATAAAAGAGGAAATATGAAgtatgtttttgaaaaaaagctgTATCTGTGTTGTCTTTGGTTTTTTAAAAGGTAGGTATCTGGGTTTTTTTACTAGTTGCAAGAAGCATGATATGTAGCTTATAGAGGGTTTGGCCTGTGTTCTTAACGAGTGACTTAGTCTGAGTAAAAGGAAATGGGGAGTCTGGTCAGTCCTGCGCAGGATGTTGAGTAATGTCATAATTAGAAGCTTACAAGAGAGCACTGCTTCCTTTTAGAAGGACCAATTTTGTATCTGAGAACAGCTAACTTGTTTAGATAAATTGAGAAAAGTAGAGGTTAATGTTGGGATGCGAGTTAATTTCGGGACGGCAAACCGTAACAGATAACGTTTTGTTACAAAGGGACTTGGGGTAAATGTAGTAGATCAAACTTGACACTTTATGGggaaaatgtttatttaaaaaaaaaaagacatggcaatattcctttttcttttaaaaatccatgAAAACTGGGTTTCTACTCTTTCCCCAcactttttttccctgaaatatTAATAACACAATTACAATATTTTGGTAGTGCATGAGAACTTGGCAGTGAATAACTAGAACATTGACTCTGCTTGTTTCATTCTTCTGTTGCCCACAGTAAGATAAAACTAAAGAGGAAATGggggaaaaattgtttttttttaaaattgttctaaTACAAGATGTCCTTTGTACCATGGAAATTTCTCTTTTTAATGTATGACTTCTAACCTGACAGGGGCTCTTTTTAGACTTCTACAATGTGAGGGGTTTTATTGTTGTTTGAGATCGGGGCTTAAGCTGTTTATAGGGCATGAAACAAAGCTGCTCTCCCCTCTAAGTACTGCAGCAGGACTCTCCCgcggcacccctccccccccccttttttttaaagaagggttgGGGTTAGAATGTGAAATGATGGAAGGAGCAAAGCTATTGTTCAGGAAAGTTAAAAGAGGAGCTGTCCTTGCTTGCTTGTTCAGTCATGCATACTGAATCTCACCATGTGAGGGTCCCTATGGAAGGAGGAGGGTGATTCTTCCCCTCTTTTTAACATTCCTATCCAGGCCTGGCTGTATTTAAGCTGCTTTCCTccatgcagagg contains:
- the FBXL14 gene encoding F-box/LRR-repeat protein 14; the protein is METHISCLFPELLAMIFGYLEVRDKGRAAQVCTAWRDAAYHRSVWRGVEAKLHLRRANPSLFPSLAARGIRRVQILSLRRSLSYVIQGMAEIESLNLSGCYNLTDNGLGHAFVAEIGSLRALNLSLCKQITDSSLGRIAQYLKGLEVLELGGCSNITNTGLLLIAWGLQRLKSLNLRSCRHLSDVGIGHLAGMTRSAAEGCLGLEQLTLQDCQKLSDLSLKHLARGLGRLRQLNLSFCGGISDAGLLHLSHMSSLRSLNLRSCDNISDTGIMHLAMGSLRLSGLDVSFCDKVGDQSLAYIAQGLDGLRSLSLCSCHISDEGINRMVRQMHGLRTLNIGQCVRITDKGLELIAEHLSQLTGIDLYGCTRITKRGLERITQLPCLKVLNLGLWQMTESEKVR